From one Magnetococcales bacterium genomic stretch:
- a CDS encoding DUF1320 family protein — protein MYVTPANLLEMYGAAEMAGISRPDDIAADIRVTGELLRVTASAGDRSAWSAEEREAADRCLARIEAAIGQASMRIDSHLSRRYVLPLSAGMVAANPLKQICGDLVRWMLDDDTVQDATKARYQDALRWLDQVQRGEALLAPETTSPSGGAGGIATIPGATFFRAGGF, from the coding sequence ATGTACGTCACCCCCGCGAATCTCCTGGAGATGTACGGCGCCGCCGAAATGGCGGGCATCTCCCGGCCCGACGACATCGCCGCCGACATCCGGGTGACGGGCGAGCTGCTGCGGGTCACGGCCTCGGCAGGGGACCGGTCGGCGTGGAGCGCCGAGGAGCGGGAGGCGGCGGATCGCTGTCTGGCCCGCATCGAGGCGGCCATCGGGCAGGCCTCGATGCGGATCGACAGCCACCTTTCCCGGCGGTACGTCTTGCCGCTTTCCGCCGGGATGGTGGCCGCCAACCCCCTCAAACAAATCTGCGGGGATCTGGTCCGCTGGATGCTGGACGACGACACCGTGCAGGATGCCACCAAGGCCCGGTATCAGGACGCGCTGCGTTGGCTTGATCAGGTGCAGCGGGGAGAGGCGCTCCTCGCCCCCGAGACAACCTCTCCCTCCGGCGGCGCCGGGGGGATCGCCACGATCCCCGGCGCTACCTTCTTTCGGGCGGGGGGTTTCTGA
- a CDS encoding major capsid protein codes for MTQPVSPFPVQPELTAIAIGFRNRRLVADQVMPRVVVGKTVFKWTLFNLVDGFTVPDTKVGRTSQPNQVEMGGSEQTGATEDFGLEDPIPLSDIEQAPPGRNLQMDAAQWLTNLVLLDREIRVAGKVFNTANYAAANIKDLAAGEKFSNADSDPLTLLTDAMDAMIMRPNVMVIGRKAFSALARHPKIVKAYHGNDGGSGIVPAKFIADQFELEELVVGEAILNTAKKGKTPVLARAWGNHCALHYREIAAGQGKGPTWGYTAQYGSRVSGSIKDDNIGLRGGVKVRVGESVAEVVSAPDLGYLLQNCIA; via the coding sequence ATGACCCAACCCGTTTCTCCGTTCCCCGTTCAGCCTGAGCTTACCGCCATCGCCATCGGTTTCCGCAACCGGCGGCTGGTGGCCGATCAGGTCATGCCCCGCGTGGTCGTGGGCAAGACGGTTTTCAAGTGGACCCTGTTCAACCTGGTCGACGGGTTTACCGTGCCCGACACCAAGGTGGGACGTACCTCCCAGCCCAACCAGGTGGAGATGGGCGGCAGCGAGCAGACGGGCGCCACCGAGGACTTCGGCCTTGAAGATCCCATTCCGTTGAGCGACATCGAGCAGGCCCCTCCGGGCCGCAATCTGCAGATGGATGCGGCCCAGTGGCTGACCAATCTGGTGTTGCTGGATCGGGAGATCCGGGTGGCGGGCAAGGTCTTCAACACCGCCAACTACGCCGCAGCCAACATCAAGGATCTGGCCGCCGGCGAGAAATTCTCCAATGCCGACTCCGACCCCCTGACCCTTCTGACCGATGCGATGGACGCCATGATCATGCGCCCCAACGTCATGGTTATCGGGCGCAAAGCCTTCTCGGCCCTGGCCCGCCACCCCAAGATCGTCAAGGCCTACCACGGCAATGACGGTGGCTCGGGCATCGTCCCGGCCAAATTCATCGCCGACCAGTTCGAGTTGGAGGAGCTGGTTGTCGGCGAGGCCATCCTCAACACGGCCAAAAAGGGCAAAACCCCGGTCCTGGCCCGAGCCTGGGGCAATCACTGTGCCCTGCATTACCGTGAGATCGCCGCTGGTCAGGGTAAGGGGCCGACCTGGGGCTACACGGCGCAATACGGCAGCCGGGTTTCCGGGTCGATCAAGGACGACAACATCGGCCTGCGCGGTGGCGTCAAGGTGCGGGTCGGTGAGTCCGTGGCCGAGGTGGTCAGCGCGCCGGATCTGGGCTATCTGCTGCAAAACTGCATCGCGTAA
- a CDS encoding DUF2190 family protein, which translates to MSNPTLVKSMQAGGAIAVGRICCFGASDGVVVQATAATDALIGVCHSLSAETGGRVDVMLAGVAEVALGGSVTRGGPVTSDANGKGVAASPGNALNVRIIGFALESGVADEMISLLLQPGMIQGQGAPA; encoded by the coding sequence ATGAGCAATCCGACTTTGGTCAAGTCGATGCAGGCGGGCGGGGCCATTGCCGTTGGCCGCATCTGCTGTTTCGGGGCATCGGATGGCGTGGTTGTACAGGCCACCGCCGCGACGGACGCCCTGATCGGCGTGTGCCACAGCCTGTCCGCCGAGACGGGCGGACGGGTGGACGTGATGCTGGCCGGTGTCGCCGAGGTTGCCCTGGGCGGCAGCGTCACGCGGGGCGGCCCCGTCACCTCCGATGCCAACGGCAAGGGGGTCGCCGCCAGCCCCGGCAACGCGCTCAATGTCCGCATCATCGGCTTCGCCCTCGAATCGGGGGTCGCCGATGAGATGATCTCTCTTCTCTTGCAGCCCGGTATGATCCAGGGCCAAGGAGCCCCCGCATGA